From Rhodococcus antarcticus, the proteins below share one genomic window:
- a CDS encoding ABC-F family ATP-binding cassette domain-containing protein, protein MALPVNLINLEDVSKSFGVKPLLDGVSLGVESGERIGVVGLNGGGKTTLLEVLAGVEPADAGRVSRTGGLRMAVVTQRGVLPPGSTVGEVVLAPLGVAEHEWAGDPRIRSVLHGIGVDALGLDARVDDLSGGERRRVALAAALVQDLDLVVLDEPTNHLDVEGVQWLAEHLVARRSALVVVTHDRWFLDTVATRTWEVHNGQVDSYEGGYADWVFARAERGRQTDAAEMRRRNLARKELAWLRRGPPARTSKPKYRIESAEALIADVPPPRDTVALASFAARRLGKVVLELEDVELSTPDGRDLVTDLTWRLGPGERVGLVGVNGSGKTTLLRTLAGEREASRGTRIEGLTVRLGWLRQELDDLKPGMTVLEAVEEVARVVTLGDRELSAGQLAERLGFAPARQRTPVRDLSGGERRRLQLTRVLMAEPNVLLLDEPTNDLDIDTLQQLEDLLDSWPGTLVVISHDRYLIERVTDSVWALFGDGKLTNLPRGIEEYLERRAVDLADSPAGSGSGSLTSAPTSAAEQRAARKELSKVERAIAKLDEREKSLHTALGEAATDPSRLQTLGQELKAVQSDKEAAEHRWLELFEAAS, encoded by the coding sequence ATGGCCCTGCCCGTGAACCTCATCAACCTCGAGGACGTCAGCAAGTCCTTCGGGGTGAAGCCGCTGCTGGACGGGGTGTCCCTCGGCGTGGAGTCCGGCGAGCGCATCGGCGTCGTCGGCCTCAACGGTGGTGGCAAGACCACGCTGCTCGAGGTGCTCGCGGGCGTGGAGCCCGCCGACGCCGGCCGGGTCAGCCGCACGGGCGGGCTGCGGATGGCCGTGGTCACCCAGCGCGGCGTGCTGCCGCCGGGATCCACCGTCGGCGAGGTCGTCCTGGCCCCGCTCGGGGTGGCCGAGCACGAGTGGGCCGGTGACCCGCGCATCCGCAGCGTGCTGCACGGCATCGGGGTCGACGCCCTGGGCCTGGACGCCCGGGTGGACGACCTCTCCGGGGGCGAGCGCCGACGGGTGGCCCTGGCGGCGGCCCTGGTCCAGGACCTCGATCTCGTGGTGCTGGACGAGCCCACCAACCACCTGGACGTCGAGGGTGTGCAGTGGCTCGCGGAGCACCTCGTGGCCCGGCGCAGCGCCCTGGTCGTCGTCACCCACGACCGGTGGTTCCTCGACACGGTGGCCACCCGCACGTGGGAGGTCCACAACGGCCAGGTCGACAGCTACGAGGGCGGCTACGCCGACTGGGTCTTCGCCCGGGCCGAGCGCGGCCGCCAGACCGACGCGGCCGAGATGCGCCGGCGCAACCTCGCCCGCAAGGAGCTCGCCTGGCTGCGGCGCGGACCGCCGGCGCGCACGTCCAAGCCCAAGTACCGCATCGAGAGCGCCGAGGCCCTGATCGCCGACGTGCCGCCCCCGCGCGACACCGTCGCCCTGGCCTCGTTCGCCGCGCGACGCCTGGGCAAGGTGGTCCTCGAGCTGGAGGACGTGGAGCTGTCCACCCCGGACGGCCGCGACCTCGTCACCGACCTGACCTGGCGCCTCGGTCCGGGGGAGCGGGTGGGCCTCGTCGGGGTCAACGGCTCCGGCAAGACGACGCTGCTGCGCACCCTGGCCGGCGAGCGTGAGGCCAGCCGGGGCACGCGCATCGAGGGCCTCACGGTGCGGCTGGGCTGGCTGCGCCAGGAGCTCGACGACCTCAAGCCCGGCATGACCGTGCTGGAGGCCGTCGAGGAGGTGGCCCGCGTGGTCACCCTGGGCGACCGCGAGCTCTCCGCCGGCCAGCTCGCCGAGCGGCTCGGGTTCGCCCCGGCCCGGCAGCGGACCCCCGTGCGCGACCTCTCCGGCGGCGAGCGGCGCCGGCTGCAGCTGACGCGCGTGCTGATGGCCGAGCCCAACGTGCTGCTGCTCGACGAGCCGACCAACGACCTGGACATCGACACGCTCCAGCAGCTGGAGGACCTGCTCGACTCCTGGCCCGGCACGCTCGTGGTCATCAGCCACGACCGGTACCTCATCGAGCGGGTGACCGACTCCGTGTGGGCGCTGTTCGGCGACGGGAAGCTGACCAACCTGCCCCGCGGCATCGAGGAGTACCTGGAGCGCAGGGCCGTGGACCTCGCCGACAGCCCCGCCGGATCCGGCTCGGGCTCGCTGACCTCCGCGCCCACCAGTGCGGCGGAGCAGCGCGCGGCCCGCAAGGAGCTGAGCAAGGTGGAGCGCGCCATCGCCAAGCTGGACGAGCGGGAGAAGTCGCTGCACACCGCGCTGGGCGAGGCCGCGACCGACCCGTCGAGGCTGCAGACCCTGGGCCAGGAGCTCAAGGCGGTGCAGTCGGACAAGGAGGCAGCCGAGCACCGGTGGTTGGAGCTGTTCGAAGCCGCCTCTTGA
- a CDS encoding peptide chain release factor 3, with protein MCSRTSTLCGGVAGPAAVSWAFAPAGRWTQERIAVTQPSVTTDRATAPVRAEVARRRTFAVISHPDAGKSTLTEALALHARVINEAGAIHGKAGRKSTVSDWMEMEKARGISVSSTALQFAYHSGASVDGRPGIDAVVNLVDTPGHSDFSEDTYRVLTAVDAAVMLIDAAKGLEPQTLKLFQVCRHRGIPVITVVNKWDRPGQAPLELMDEISTRIGLEPTPVYWPVGIAGDFRGLLDRRTGDYVRFTRTAGGSTIAPQEHLSAARAAEREGDAWTTAVEESELLSATGADHDEELFLAGQTSPVLFGSAVLNFGVSQLLDLLIDLAPPPRARLDVDEQPREVTDPFSAVVFKVQAGLDSAHRDRLAYMRVVSGVFERGMVVTNAATGKPFTTKYAQSVFGRDRSTVDTAYPGDVVGLVNALSLTVGDTLYSDKPVQFPPIPQFAPEHFRVLRGSVGGKAKQFRRAVEQMDSEGVVQVLRNEVRGESAPVLAAVGPMQFEVVAARMKSEFDVDAQMEPLPYALARRTDAESAAELDRQRGIEVFTRGDGVLLALVSDRWRLQYIQKELPRLTLEPLVAAAD; from the coding sequence ATGTGCTCACGAACGAGCACCCTATGCGGTGGGGTGGCCGGACCTGCGGCGGTATCTTGGGCGTTCGCCCCCGCCGGTAGATGGACACAGGAGAGGATCGCGGTGACCCAGCCGTCCGTCACGACCGACCGAGCCACCGCCCCCGTGCGCGCCGAGGTGGCCCGGCGGCGCACGTTCGCCGTGATCAGCCACCCCGACGCGGGCAAGTCGACGCTCACCGAGGCGCTCGCGCTGCACGCGCGCGTCATCAACGAGGCCGGAGCCATCCACGGCAAGGCCGGGCGCAAGTCCACCGTCAGCGACTGGATGGAGATGGAGAAGGCCCGCGGGATCTCCGTCAGCTCCACCGCGCTGCAGTTCGCCTACCACTCGGGTGCGTCCGTGGACGGCCGCCCCGGGATCGACGCCGTGGTCAACCTCGTCGACACCCCGGGTCACTCCGACTTCTCCGAGGACACCTACCGGGTCCTCACCGCGGTGGACGCCGCGGTCATGCTCATCGACGCCGCCAAGGGCCTCGAGCCGCAGACGCTGAAGCTGTTCCAGGTGTGCCGCCACCGCGGCATCCCGGTCATCACCGTCGTCAACAAGTGGGACCGGCCGGGGCAGGCGCCGCTGGAGCTCATGGACGAGATCTCCACCCGCATCGGCCTTGAGCCCACGCCCGTCTACTGGCCGGTGGGCATCGCCGGGGACTTCCGCGGGCTGCTCGACCGCCGCACCGGGGACTACGTGCGCTTCACCCGCACCGCGGGCGGCTCGACCATCGCCCCCCAGGAGCACCTCAGCGCCGCCCGGGCCGCCGAGCGCGAGGGCGACGCCTGGACCACCGCCGTCGAGGAGAGCGAGCTGCTCAGCGCGACCGGCGCCGACCACGACGAGGAGCTGTTCCTGGCCGGGCAGACCTCCCCGGTGCTCTTCGGCTCCGCGGTGCTGAACTTCGGGGTCAGCCAGCTGCTGGACCTGCTGATCGACCTCGCGCCCCCGCCGCGGGCCCGGTTGGACGTCGACGAGCAGCCGCGCGAGGTGACCGACCCGTTCAGCGCCGTGGTGTTCAAGGTGCAGGCCGGGCTCGACTCCGCCCACCGCGACCGTCTCGCCTACATGCGGGTGGTCAGCGGGGTCTTCGAGCGCGGCATGGTCGTGACGAACGCGGCCACCGGCAAGCCGTTCACCACCAAGTACGCGCAGTCGGTGTTCGGCCGCGACCGCTCCACCGTGGACACCGCCTACCCCGGCGACGTGGTGGGTCTGGTCAACGCCCTGTCGCTCACCGTCGGCGACACGCTGTACTCCGACAAGCCCGTGCAGTTCCCGCCCATCCCCCAGTTCGCGCCGGAGCACTTCCGGGTGCTGCGCGGCTCGGTGGGCGGCAAGGCCAAGCAGTTCCGCCGCGCGGTGGAGCAGATGGACTCCGAGGGCGTGGTGCAGGTGCTGCGCAACGAGGTCCGCGGCGAGTCCGCCCCCGTGCTGGCCGCCGTGGGGCCCATGCAGTTCGAGGTGGTGGCCGCCAGGATGAAGAGCGAGTTCGACGTGGACGCGCAGATGGAGCCGCTGCCCTACGCGCTGGCCCGCCGCACCGACGCCGAGTCGGCGGCCGAGCTCGACCGGCAGCGCGGCATCGAGGTGTTCACCCGCGGCGACGGCGTGCTGCTGGCGCTGGTCAGCGACCGCTGGCGGCTGCAGTACATCCAGAAGGAGTTGCCGAGGCTCACCCTCGAGCCCCTGGTCGCCGCCGCCGACTAG
- a CDS encoding fatty acyl-AMP ligase, which yields MSTFTQNLYRTAATSTKGMVTGEPGTPVRHTWAEVHAHARRIAGSLAAAGIGPGDAVTVLAGSPVDIAPAIQGAWMRGASVTMLHQPTPRTDLGVWAHETMTVLGMVEAKVVLLGSPFEPVKPVLVENGVTVLEMAELDDGADTEPLEVGEAETALLQLTSGSTGHPKAVRITHANLGANIEGMRLAGALDPVSDVAVSWLPLFHDMGMVGFLTLPMTLGIELVTVTPLDFLASPLLWMELVSRYGGTLTAAPNFAYAVAGKRLARAEEGSLDLSTLRFALNGAEPIDPVAVAAFTDAGARFGLDPGCVVCAYGMAEVTLAVSFAELGAGLTVDHIDADALEKDRRAVVVPADAARARAFPTLGPLLHGLEARVVDGEGTVLDVRGVGVIQLRGAPATPGYITVDGPLATQDAEGWLDTGDEGYLTEAGHVVVCGRVKDVIIMGGRNIYPTDIERAAGEVDGVRAGNVVAVRIEAGDRRETFGVALESARAGDPVEVARIRKEVTAAVVSAVGVRPRTVSVLAPGTLPKTPSGKLRRSSSADLVAEPTEA from the coding sequence GTGAGCACATTCACCCAGAACCTGTACCGCACCGCCGCGACGTCCACCAAGGGGATGGTGACCGGTGAGCCCGGCACCCCGGTGCGGCACACCTGGGCGGAGGTGCACGCACACGCCCGGCGGATCGCCGGCTCGCTCGCCGCGGCCGGGATCGGCCCCGGCGACGCGGTGACGGTGCTCGCGGGCAGCCCCGTGGACATCGCGCCGGCCATCCAGGGCGCCTGGATGCGGGGTGCCAGCGTCACCATGCTGCACCAGCCCACCCCGCGCACCGATCTCGGCGTGTGGGCGCACGAGACGATGACGGTGCTCGGGATGGTCGAGGCCAAGGTGGTGCTGCTGGGCTCCCCGTTCGAGCCGGTGAAGCCGGTGCTCGTGGAGAACGGCGTCACGGTGCTGGAGATGGCGGAGCTCGACGACGGCGCGGACACCGAGCCGCTCGAGGTGGGCGAGGCGGAGACGGCTCTGCTGCAGCTCACCTCCGGATCCACCGGGCACCCCAAGGCCGTGCGCATCACCCACGCCAACCTGGGCGCGAACATCGAGGGCATGCGACTGGCCGGGGCGCTCGACCCGGTGAGCGACGTGGCCGTCAGCTGGTTGCCGCTGTTCCACGACATGGGGATGGTCGGCTTCCTCACCCTGCCCATGACGCTGGGAATCGAGCTGGTGACGGTGACGCCGCTGGACTTCCTCGCCAGCCCGCTGCTGTGGATGGAGCTCGTCAGCCGTTACGGCGGCACCCTGACCGCGGCACCGAACTTCGCCTACGCCGTGGCCGGCAAGCGGCTCGCGCGGGCGGAGGAGGGCTCGCTCGACCTGTCGACGCTGCGCTTCGCGCTCAACGGCGCCGAGCCCATCGACCCCGTGGCGGTGGCCGCCTTCACCGACGCGGGCGCACGCTTCGGGCTCGACCCCGGGTGCGTGGTCTGCGCCTACGGCATGGCCGAGGTCACGCTGGCCGTCTCGTTCGCCGAGCTGGGTGCGGGACTCACCGTGGACCACATCGACGCTGACGCCCTCGAGAAGGACCGCCGCGCCGTGGTCGTCCCCGCCGACGCCGCCCGCGCCCGTGCCTTCCCGACCCTGGGCCCGCTGCTGCACGGGCTCGAGGCCCGTGTGGTCGACGGAGAGGGGACGGTGCTGGACGTCCGCGGCGTCGGCGTCATCCAGCTGCGCGGAGCCCCGGCCACCCCCGGCTACATCACCGTGGACGGCCCGCTGGCCACCCAGGACGCCGAGGGCTGGCTGGACACCGGGGACGAGGGCTACCTCACCGAGGCGGGCCACGTGGTGGTGTGCGGGCGGGTCAAGGACGTCATCATCATGGGCGGGCGCAACATCTACCCCACCGACATCGAGCGGGCGGCCGGCGAGGTCGACGGGGTGCGGGCGGGCAACGTGGTGGCCGTGCGCATCGAGGCCGGCGACCGCCGGGAGACCTTCGGCGTGGCCCTGGAGAGCGCCAGGGCCGGGGACCCGGTCGAGGTCGCGCGGATCCGCAAGGAGGTGACGGCCGCCGTGGTCAGCGCCGTGGGCGTGCGGCCGCGCACCGTGAGCGTGCTCGCGCCGGGGACCCTGCCCAAGACCCCGTCGGGCAAGCTGCGTCGCTCGTCCTCCGCCGACCTGGTCGCCGAGCCCACCGAGGCCTGA
- a CDS encoding TetR/AcrR family transcriptional regulator has product MTERPARLPVRTRMTGTQRREQLIDVGRALFAEKGFEATSIEEIAVRAAVSKPAVYEHFGGKEGLYAVVVDREMHELLHRITSALSAGHPRIRLEQVAVALLTYVEDSTDGFRILVRDSPVATSSGTFSSLLNEAANQVEHIMAEEFTARGFDSLFANLYAQSLVGMVALTAQWWLDERQPAKEEVAAHLVNLCWNGLSNLDPAPRLLRPHGR; this is encoded by the coding sequence ATGACCGAGAGACCTGCCCGCCTGCCCGTCCGAACCCGGATGACGGGCACCCAGCGCCGCGAGCAGCTCATCGACGTCGGCCGGGCGCTGTTCGCCGAGAAGGGTTTCGAGGCCACCTCCATCGAGGAGATCGCGGTCCGGGCCGCGGTGAGCAAGCCGGCGGTCTACGAGCACTTCGGCGGCAAGGAGGGTCTCTACGCCGTCGTCGTGGACCGGGAGATGCACGAGCTGCTGCACCGCATCACCTCCGCCCTGTCGGCCGGGCACCCGCGCATCCGGCTCGAGCAGGTCGCCGTCGCGCTGCTCACCTACGTCGAGGACTCCACCGACGGGTTCAGGATCCTGGTGCGGGACTCCCCGGTGGCCACCAGCTCGGGCACGTTCTCCAGCCTGCTCAACGAGGCCGCCAACCAGGTCGAGCACATCATGGCGGAGGAGTTCACCGCGCGCGGGTTCGACAGCCTGTTCGCCAACCTCTACGCCCAGTCCCTGGTCGGCATGGTCGCCCTGACCGCGCAGTGGTGGCTCGACGAGCGCCAGCCCGCCAAGGAGGAGGTGGCCGCACACCTGGTGAACCTGTGCTGGAACGGCCTGTCGAACCTCGACCCCGCCCCGCGCCTGCTGCGACCCCACGGTCGCTGA
- the pth gene encoding aminoacyl-tRNA hydrolase — translation MDASEQPGSGTGVVVGLGNPGPAYERTRHNVGFAVADELARRVQARFGVHKRSGADVAEGRLAGRKVVLAKPRSFMNVSGGPVAGVVQFFSVTVDDLLVVHDDLDLDLGLVRLKRGGGEGGHNGLRSITKSLGSKEYLRVRVGIGRPPGRMDPADFVLKPFTRAEAVEVDIVVQEAADAVELLLARSLVDAQNQVHPRP, via the coding sequence GTGGACGCGTCAGAGCAACCCGGTTCCGGCACCGGCGTGGTGGTCGGCCTGGGCAACCCGGGGCCGGCCTACGAGCGCACCCGGCACAACGTGGGCTTCGCCGTGGCCGACGAGCTGGCTCGGCGGGTGCAGGCCCGGTTCGGGGTGCACAAGCGCAGCGGGGCCGACGTGGCCGAGGGGCGCCTGGCCGGGCGCAAGGTGGTGCTGGCCAAGCCCCGGTCCTTCATGAACGTCTCCGGAGGACCCGTAGCCGGGGTGGTGCAGTTCTTCTCCGTCACCGTGGACGACCTGCTCGTGGTGCACGACGACCTCGACCTCGACCTGGGCCTGGTGCGGCTCAAGCGGGGCGGGGGCGAGGGCGGGCACAACGGGTTGCGGTCGATCACGAAGTCGCTGGGGAGCAAGGAGTACCTGCGGGTGCGGGTGGGCATCGGGCGCCCGCCGGGACGGATGGACCCGGCCGACTTCGTTCTCAAGCCGTTCACGAGGGCGGAGGCCGTCGAGGTGGACATCGTGGTGCAGGAGGCCGCGGACGCGGTGGAGCTGCTGCTGGCGCGCAGCCTCGTCGACGCCCAGAACCAGGTCCACCCCCGGCCGTAG
- a CDS encoding PQQ-dependent sugar dehydrogenase gives MRRARRATPLLAAALALAACSSSPSARGASDVPTVSAATSGATSGTAAPALDVQTVVGGLQNPWDLGFLPDGGVLVTERPGRVQLLRDGAATQVSMDLGDVFARGESGLMGLLVHPDFATTRQFSTCQSHTEGGQPVDVRVVTWTLAADGTTATGPTPLLTGLPLNPSGRHSGCRIGLDPAGNLMVSTGDTADPSAPQDLSSLGGKTLRADLATGAPLPGAPFPQSPYVWSYGHRNLQGIAVRPGTDQVFTAEHGPDVDDEVNLDVAGGNYGWDPGQGGTVTSYDESVPMTDTTRFPDAVPAVWSSGDPTVAVSGAGFVSGPQWGALDGSFVVAALKGQQLLAMQLDTAGALTGVVVPPELDGTHGRLRSVHQGPDGALWLTTDNGDDDAVLRVVPRT, from the coding sequence ATGCGACGAGCACGACGAGCCACTCCCCTGCTGGCCGCGGCCCTGGCCCTGGCCGCGTGCAGCAGCAGCCCGTCCGCCCGGGGTGCCAGCGACGTCCCCACCGTCAGCGCGGCCACCTCGGGCGCCACCTCCGGCACCGCGGCCCCCGCGCTGGACGTGCAGACGGTGGTCGGCGGCCTGCAGAACCCGTGGGACCTCGGCTTCCTCCCCGACGGCGGCGTGCTCGTGACGGAGCGCCCCGGCCGGGTGCAGCTGCTCCGCGACGGAGCGGCCACCCAGGTGTCGATGGACCTCGGCGACGTCTTCGCCCGGGGCGAGAGCGGGCTGATGGGCCTGCTGGTGCACCCCGACTTCGCGACCACCCGCCAGTTCTCCACCTGCCAGTCGCACACCGAGGGTGGGCAGCCGGTGGACGTGCGGGTGGTCACCTGGACCCTCGCGGCCGACGGGACCACGGCCACCGGCCCCACCCCGCTGCTCACCGGGCTGCCGCTGAACCCCTCCGGGCGGCACTCCGGCTGCCGCATCGGCCTGGACCCCGCCGGCAACCTCATGGTGTCCACCGGCGACACCGCGGACCCCTCGGCGCCCCAGGACCTCAGCAGCCTGGGCGGCAAGACGCTGCGCGCGGACCTCGCCACGGGCGCACCCCTGCCCGGCGCCCCGTTCCCGCAGTCGCCGTACGTCTGGAGCTACGGCCACCGCAACCTGCAGGGCATCGCCGTGCGGCCGGGCACCGACCAGGTGTTCACCGCCGAGCACGGCCCCGACGTGGACGACGAGGTGAACCTCGACGTCGCCGGGGGCAACTACGGCTGGGACCCGGGCCAGGGCGGCACCGTCACCAGCTACGACGAGAGCGTTCCGATGACCGACACCACGCGCTTCCCCGACGCCGTGCCCGCGGTGTGGAGCTCGGGCGACCCCACGGTGGCGGTGTCCGGCGCGGGCTTCGTCAGCGGTCCGCAGTGGGGTGCGCTGGACGGGTCCTTCGTGGTGGCCGCGCTCAAGGGCCAGCAGCTCCTCGCGATGCAGCTCGACACGGCCGGGGCGCTGACCGGCGTGGTGGTGCCCCCCGAGCTCGACGGCACCCACGGGCGGCTGCGCTCGGTGCACCAGGGGCCGGACGGCGCGCTGTGGCTCACCACGGACAACGGTGACGACGACGCCGTGCTGCGGGTGGTTCCGCGGACCTGA
- a CDS encoding 50S ribosomal protein L25/general stress protein Ctc, translated as MPGTNTAVRLAATQRTEFGKGAARRTRRDGNVPAVLYGHGTDPVHLSLPSLDFARVLRDNGTNAVVTIAVGSDEHLALVKTVVVHPIRNYIEHCDLLVIRRGEKVTVEINVVLVGEAAPGTLVTQESNTLEVEADVMSIPDELEVSVEGATVGTQILAGEVTLPDGATLGSDPESLVVNVVAAPTAEDLEAELDTEGAGVVQEPSDAEVAEAQTEAIADGGDTSSDD; from the coding sequence GTGCCCGGCACCAACACCGCTGTCCGCCTCGCTGCCACGCAGCGCACCGAGTTCGGCAAGGGCGCTGCCCGCCGCACCCGTCGTGACGGCAACGTCCCCGCCGTGCTCTACGGCCACGGCACCGACCCGGTCCACCTGTCCCTGCCGTCGCTGGACTTCGCCCGCGTGCTGCGCGACAACGGCACCAACGCGGTCGTGACGATCGCCGTCGGCAGCGACGAGCACCTGGCGCTGGTCAAGACCGTCGTCGTGCACCCCATCCGCAACTACATCGAGCACTGCGACCTGCTGGTCATCCGTCGCGGCGAGAAGGTCACCGTCGAGATCAACGTGGTGCTCGTCGGCGAGGCCGCCCCGGGCACGCTGGTGACGCAGGAGTCCAACACGCTCGAGGTCGAGGCCGACGTGATGAGCATCCCCGACGAGCTCGAGGTGTCCGTCGAGGGCGCCACCGTGGGCACGCAGATCCTCGCCGGCGAGGTCACCCTGCCCGACGGTGCGACCCTGGGCTCCGACCCGGAGTCCCTGGTGGTCAACGTGGTCGCGGCCCCCACCGCCGAGGACCTCGAGGCCGAGCTCGACACCGAGGGTGCCGGCGTCGTCCAGGAGCCCTCCGACGCGGAGGTCGCCGAGGCGCAGACCGAGGCCATCGCCGACGGCGGGGACACGTCCTCCGACGACTGA
- a CDS encoding ribose-phosphate diphosphokinase — translation MSATPKKKLMLFAGRAHPELATEVAEQLGVSITPQSARDFANGEIFVRFEESVRGCDAFVLQSHTAPINTWIMEQLIMVDALKRASAKRITVIMPFYPYARQDKKHMGREPISARLIADMFKTAGADRIMTVDLHTAQIQGFFDGPVDHLLAHNQLCEHVSRKYGTDNVTVVSPDSGRVRVAEKWADTLGGAPIAFVHKTRDPRVPNQVKSNRVVGDVAGRTCILIDDMIDTGGTIAGAVQVLRDAGATDVVIAATHGVLSDPAPQRLAESGAREVVLTNTLPIPQEKRFPTLTVLSIAPLLAQAIRAVFEDDSVTSLFNGSA, via the coding sequence ATGTCCGCGACCCCGAAGAAGAAGCTCATGCTCTTCGCCGGTCGGGCGCACCCCGAGCTGGCCACCGAGGTCGCGGAGCAGCTCGGCGTCTCCATCACCCCGCAGTCGGCCCGCGACTTCGCCAACGGTGAGATCTTCGTGCGGTTCGAGGAGTCGGTGCGCGGCTGCGACGCCTTCGTGCTGCAGAGCCACACCGCACCGATCAACACCTGGATCATGGAGCAGCTGATCATGGTGGACGCGCTGAAGCGGGCCTCCGCCAAGCGGATCACGGTGATCATGCCGTTCTACCCCTACGCCCGGCAGGACAAGAAGCACATGGGCCGCGAGCCCATCTCCGCCCGGCTCATCGCGGACATGTTCAAGACCGCGGGTGCGGACCGGATCATGACCGTCGACCTGCACACCGCCCAGATCCAGGGCTTCTTCGACGGTCCGGTGGACCACCTGCTGGCCCACAACCAGCTCTGCGAGCACGTGAGCCGCAAGTACGGGACCGACAACGTCACCGTGGTCTCCCCCGACTCCGGGCGCGTGCGGGTCGCGGAGAAGTGGGCCGACACCCTGGGCGGCGCGCCGATCGCGTTCGTGCACAAGACCCGCGACCCCCGCGTGCCCAACCAGGTGAAGAGCAACCGGGTGGTCGGCGACGTGGCGGGCCGCACCTGCATCCTGATCGACGACATGATCGACACCGGCGGGACCATCGCGGGTGCGGTGCAGGTGCTGCGGGACGCGGGAGCGACGGACGTGGTCATCGCGGCCACCCACGGCGTGCTCTCCGACCCCGCCCCCCAGCGCCTGGCCGAGTCCGGAGCCCGCGAGGTGGTGCTCACCAACACCCTGCCCATCCCGCAGGAGAAGCGCTTCCCGACCCTGACCGTGCTCTCCATCGCCCCGCTCCTGGCCCAGGCCATCCGCGCGGTGTTCGAGGACGACTCGGTGACCAGCCTGTTCAACGGCAGCGCGTAG
- the glmU gene encoding bifunctional UDP-N-acetylglucosamine diphosphorylase/glucosamine-1-phosphate N-acetyltransferase GlmU, translated as MRSATPKVLHGLGGRTLLAHALHAATSTGAHHVVVVLGHARTLVAAEVESSAAALGVRLTVAVQVEQRGTGDAVAAGLAALPADAVGTVLVTSGDVPLLGAATLAGLHAEHAARGSGVTVLTTVLTDPTGYGRVLRSPDGSVDAIVEHADADAQQRAVPEVNSGVYAFDLDVLRVALGQLDTDNAQGELYLPDVLGLARRAGHGVGALAVADSWLVAGVNDRVQLAELGAELNRRVLERWMRAGVTVVDPATTWVDVDVELAPDVELLPGVQLHGRTTVATGARVGPDTTLTDVRVGAGAVVVRTHGAQAVVGQGAVVGPFAYLRPGTDLAADVKIGTFVETKNARIGAGSKVPHLTYVGDATIGEHSNIGASSVFVNYDGVRKNRTEIGSHVRTGSDTMFIAPVRIGDGAYTGAGTVVRHDVPPGALAVSGGAQRTIEGWVAAKRPGTPAAEAAAAAQESARPDLPDPADDEKNGDAL; from the coding sequence ATGCGCTCGGCCACCCCCAAGGTCCTGCACGGACTGGGCGGGCGGACGCTGCTGGCCCACGCGCTGCACGCCGCGACCAGCACGGGTGCGCACCACGTCGTCGTCGTCCTCGGTCACGCGCGCACGCTCGTGGCGGCCGAGGTGGAGAGCTCCGCGGCGGCACTGGGCGTCCGGCTCACCGTGGCCGTCCAGGTGGAGCAGCGCGGTACCGGGGACGCGGTGGCCGCCGGGCTCGCGGCGCTGCCCGCGGACGCGGTGGGCACGGTGCTGGTGACCTCGGGCGACGTCCCCCTGCTGGGCGCGGCGACCCTGGCCGGCCTGCACGCCGAGCACGCTGCGCGCGGGTCGGGGGTGACGGTGCTCACCACCGTGCTGACGGACCCCACCGGCTACGGGCGCGTGCTCCGGTCGCCGGACGGCTCGGTGGACGCCATCGTCGAGCACGCCGACGCGGACGCCCAGCAGCGGGCTGTCCCGGAGGTCAACTCCGGGGTGTACGCCTTTGACCTGGACGTGCTCCGCGTCGCGCTCGGCCAGCTGGACACCGACAACGCGCAGGGCGAGCTCTACCTGCCGGACGTGCTCGGGCTCGCCCGCCGTGCGGGACACGGGGTGGGGGCCCTCGCGGTGGCCGACTCCTGGCTGGTGGCCGGGGTCAACGACAGGGTGCAGCTCGCCGAGCTCGGGGCCGAGCTCAACCGTCGGGTGCTCGAGCGCTGGATGCGGGCCGGGGTCACCGTGGTCGACCCGGCCACCACCTGGGTGGACGTGGACGTGGAGCTCGCGCCGGACGTGGAGCTGCTGCCCGGGGTGCAGCTGCACGGGCGCACCACCGTCGCCACCGGTGCCCGCGTGGGCCCGGACACCACGCTCACCGACGTCCGGGTGGGCGCCGGGGCCGTGGTCGTGCGCACCCACGGTGCCCAGGCCGTGGTCGGGCAGGGCGCGGTGGTGGGGCCCTTCGCCTACCTGCGGCCGGGCACCGACCTCGCGGCCGACGTCAAGATCGGCACGTTCGTGGAGACCAAGAACGCGCGCATCGGCGCCGGGTCCAAGGTTCCGCACCTGACCTACGTCGGTGACGCCACCATCGGTGAGCACTCCAACATCGGGGCCTCGAGCGTGTTCGTGAACTACGACGGGGTGCGCAAGAACCGCACCGAGATCGGTTCCCACGTCCGCACCGGCTCGGACACCATGTTCATCGCCCCCGTCCGCATCGGTGACGGCGCCTACACCGGTGCCGGGACCGTCGTCCGTCACGACGTCCCCCCGGGTGCGCTGGCCGTCTCCGGCGGTGCCCAGCGCACCATCGAGGGCTGGGTGGCCGCCAAGCGCCCCGGCACGCCCGCCGCCGAGGCGGCTGCGGCCGCGCAGGAGTCCGCTCGCCCAGACCTCCCCGACCCCGCTGACGACGAGAAGAACGGTGACGCCCTGTGA